A genomic segment from Chitinophagaceae bacterium encodes:
- a CDS encoding prolyl oligopeptidase family serine peptidase, whose protein sequence is MTRKLFIVILLLYCGQSIKAQFNYPATKTVDSFSTWHNVTVKDPYRWLEDLNNPEVVSWFKAQANFTDSVLNKLPYANTLFNEMDKLNVALPELKFDVRRIGNSIFYNQTKTGEGKMKIYRQFDNSSSPQVIASSEMWGENYSLSSSYEFDPSEKYIAIYANEGGKEINEVKIYSIAENKMLPDRITGSYKGFMNNQNGVFYYVQLPSYDTHEAYMHHNDEIFKTHIIGTDTSLDRVLVSRQTSPEFMNYTDGRYLWEIITFKDCSYEFAGVYQTSFAEIWYRKSTTAKWNKLFDMNDMVSNIFYFNNKIYYNSLKNAPNGSIKMLDLNNQVAAPKTILPEQADPISYYAIAQTKNYLIVPLKKNGVTTYSKFIYLPTNKITASPFKENTSSTQYWAVNMNKNDSVLIQREGWTNYPQLTNAVIGSPKETPDKYLTLNSLPFADNLIVEEIEVLSYDGTLVPLTIIRRKDLQLNGNNVAIVMGYGAYGDPVLTNYFHRSYAMLANKGVVCCLAHVRGGGEKGNNWHIGGMKQSKPNSWKDFNACAEYLIAKGYTSAKHLACEGASAGGILIGRAITERPDLWACAVPEVGVLNVLRSEYSSHGKSQNDEYGALENINEFFALMESDALLHIQKGTKYPAMLVTTGWDDPRVNSWLCAKFAAAAQNATASDKLVLLKVNYNAGHFGGSAGKQTAMKEAAKKYAFMLWQCGFDKTNKYD, encoded by the coding sequence ATGACACGAAAATTATTTATAGTTATCCTACTGCTTTATTGCGGACAAAGTATAAAAGCACAATTCAATTATCCTGCTACTAAAACAGTGGACAGTTTCAGCACATGGCACAACGTAACAGTAAAAGACCCTTACCGATGGCTGGAAGACCTAAATAACCCCGAAGTAGTAAGTTGGTTTAAAGCACAGGCAAATTTCACCGATAGTGTACTAAATAAGTTGCCGTACGCCAATACATTATTCAATGAAATGGATAAGTTGAACGTTGCCCTGCCTGAACTAAAATTTGACGTAAGACGAATTGGTAATTCTATATTTTATAATCAAACAAAAACAGGTGAAGGGAAAATGAAAATTTACAGGCAGTTTGACAATTCGAGTTCACCACAGGTGATAGCTTCTTCTGAAATGTGGGGTGAGAACTACAGCCTGTCATCCAGCTATGAATTTGACCCATCCGAAAAATATATTGCCATATATGCAAACGAAGGCGGCAAAGAAATAAACGAAGTAAAAATTTACAGCATTGCAGAAAACAAAATGCTACCCGATAGGATAACAGGGAGCTATAAGGGGTTTATGAATAATCAAAATGGTGTATTTTATTATGTACAGCTTCCTTCATACGACACACATGAAGCCTATATGCATCACAATGATGAAATTTTTAAAACACATATCATTGGTACAGACACATCCCTTGACAGGGTACTTGTAAGCAGGCAAACCAGTCCCGAATTTATGAACTATACAGACGGTAGGTATTTATGGGAGATTATTACATTTAAGGATTGCAGTTATGAATTTGCCGGGGTGTATCAAACTTCCTTTGCCGAAATATGGTACAGAAAATCCACAACAGCCAAATGGAATAAATTATTTGACATGAACGATATGGTCTCTAATATATTTTATTTCAACAACAAAATTTATTATAACTCACTAAAAAATGCACCTAACGGTTCTATAAAAATGTTGGATTTAAATAATCAAGTTGCAGCACCTAAAACTATTTTGCCCGAGCAAGCCGACCCAATTAGCTATTATGCTATTGCTCAAACAAAAAATTACCTCATCGTTCCATTAAAAAAGAATGGTGTCACCACATATTCTAAATTCATTTATTTACCAACCAATAAAATCACCGCTTCGCCCTTTAAAGAAAATACATCAAGCACACAGTATTGGGCAGTAAACATGAATAAAAACGACAGTGTTTTAATTCAAAGAGAAGGTTGGACAAATTATCCGCAACTAACCAATGCAGTTATTGGAAGCCCCAAAGAAACACCTGATAAATATTTAACCCTTAATTCCCTCCCTTTTGCCGACAATTTAATAGTAGAAGAAATAGAAGTGCTAAGCTACGATGGAACATTGGTGCCGCTAACCATTATACGAAGAAAAGATTTACAACTCAATGGCAACAATGTAGCCATTGTAATGGGCTATGGTGCTTATGGCGACCCCGTACTAACGAATTACTTCCACCGTTCTTACGCTATGCTTGCCAATAAAGGTGTAGTTTGTTGCCTTGCCCATGTAAGAGGCGGAGGCGAAAAAGGAAATAACTGGCATATAGGCGGCATGAAACAAAGCAAACCCAATAGCTGGAAAGACTTTAATGCATGTGCAGAATATCTTATTGCAAAAGGCTATACATCAGCCAAACATTTAGCATGTGAAGGAGCAAGTGCCGGTGGCATACTCATAGGCAGGGCTATTACTGAACGACCCGACCTTTGGGCTTGTGCAGTACCTGAAGTCGGCGTACTGAATGTTTTGCGTAGCGAATATTCATCTCATGGCAAATCACAGAACGATGAATATGGAGCATTAGAAAACATCAATGAGTTTTTTGCCTTAATGGAAAGTGATGCCTTGCTGCATATTCAAAAAGGAACAAAATATCCTGCCATGCTGGTAACAACGGGTTGGGACGACCCAAGGGTAAACAGTTGGCTTTGTGCAAAATTTGCTGCTGCTGCACAAAATGCAACGGCTTCGGACAAACTTGTTTTACTAAAAGTAAATTATAATGCCGGGCATTTTGGCGGTAGTGCCGGCAAACAAACTGCTATGAAAGAGGCAGCAAAAAAATATGCTTTTATGTTGTGGCAATGCGGCTTTGACAAAACAAACAAGTACGACTGA
- a CDS encoding transposase, translated as MKRTRFTESQIVASIKKQESGIPAKDVCRELGISDATFYNWKAKYGGMETSDVKRIKEMEAELSQYKKIVAELTFENRV; from the coding sequence ATGAAAAGAACAAGATTTACCGAAAGCCAGATAGTGGCTTCAATTAAGAAACAGGAAAGCGGCATACCTGCCAAGGATGTTTGCCGTGAGTTGGGTATTAGCGATGCTACCTTTTACAACTGGAAAGCCAAATATGGCGGCATGGAAACCAGTGATGTAAAGCGCATAAAAGAAATGGAAGCGGAGTTATCGCAGTACAAAAAAATAGTAGCGGAGCTCACTTTCGAGAACCGGGTGTAA
- a CDS encoding J domain-containing protein: protein MSFIDYYKVLGLQPNCTQQEIKEAYRKLSKKFHPDLNDGDNFFAERFKEIQTAYETLMDNSKREEYKRQFDNQNDKSDNTFKKTTDYSKAQSNSNHSQNSESTSTNQTQSKKKRSYSWLYITIPIMIIIGLIRGSIKKSIRENAINEAVNTYEPSSINSYTNDTVAIPSTNLSTICKRPQSSAV, encoded by the coding sequence ATGTCATTTATAGATTACTACAAAGTATTAGGACTTCAACCAAACTGTACTCAACAAGAAATTAAAGAGGCTTACCGAAAACTATCAAAAAAATTTCATCCAGATTTGAATGATGGAGACAATTTTTTTGCAGAAAGATTTAAAGAAATTCAAACGGCTTATGAAACTTTAATGGACAATTCTAAAAGGGAAGAATACAAAAGACAATTTGATAATCAAAACGATAAAAGCGACAATACCTTTAAAAAAACCACTGATTATTCAAAAGCACAATCCAATTCTAACCACTCACAAAATTCGGAATCAACCTCAACAAATCAAACGCAAAGTAAAAAGAAACGTAGTTATAGTTGGCTATATATCACTATACCTATAATGATTATTATTGGTCTAATAAGAGGGTCAATAAAAAAATCAATTCGAGAGAATGCAATTAATGAAGCGGTTAATACTTATGAACCATCAAGTATTAACTCTTATACAAACGATACTGTTGCAATACCATCAACTAACTTATCTACGATTTGTAAGCGTCCCCAATCTTCGGCAGTTTGA